Proteins from a single region of Nitrospirota bacterium:
- the asnB gene encoding asparagine synthase (glutamine-hydrolyzing): MCGIAGYFNPEHRSIAEALPLLRSMGDLLAHRGPDDHGEYVAGSCGMAFRRLAIIDIVHGQQPMYSPRQKSVIVFNGEIYNYQELRRELSGKGVVFRSNSDTEVIVAGYETWGEEVVNKLRGIFSFAIHDPEKNLLFAARDHVGVKPFYYVMQDGYFVFGSEIKTLLKFPGVTASVRTSMLPRYMSFLWVPAPDTLFENISMLEPGHTLQVSQQGLVKKRYWNPDLTSCDSTRSEKQWMDLIDKELRRTVKEQMISDVPLGAFLSGGVDSSLIIAYMNQVSDQPVTTYTTGFRPEDMAKDVILSDLEHARIAAKHLNVAYNELILSTDVVDLLSKLVWHMDEPVADSAAITTYLICKAAKERCTVMLSGVGGDEVFGGYPRYLANQIADWYKHIPGFLRTTAIEWWVRRAAGGSSPFIRNAKKFIKNANMPFLDRYFGYLSYYSEGEMQQLLNNDFKWADIFSGHRNVYDEYGKTNPVQSMMNIDLKTFLPNLNLLYTDKMSSAASVEVRVPFLDHLLIEKAAAMPSTMKLRRLERKYLLKKIADKYLPKEIVWRKKAGFGAPVGAWLKDQAKEMMLDLLSEETIKRRGYFRYPFVKKLIDRHLDGFEYNANQLWQLLWLEVWHQTFIDR, from the coding sequence ATGTGCGGGATAGCAGGCTATTTTAATCCGGAACACCGCAGTATTGCAGAAGCCCTTCCTCTCCTGAGAAGCATGGGCGATCTGTTGGCCCATCGGGGGCCTGACGATCACGGGGAATATGTCGCCGGCTCGTGCGGCATGGCATTCAGACGACTTGCAATAATCGACATAGTTCACGGCCAGCAGCCCATGTATTCCCCCCGCCAGAAGTCCGTCATCGTCTTCAACGGCGAGATCTACAACTATCAGGAACTTCGGCGCGAACTGTCGGGAAAAGGGGTGGTCTTCAGGTCTAATTCCGATACGGAAGTGATCGTTGCCGGGTATGAGACCTGGGGCGAAGAAGTGGTGAATAAGCTCCGTGGGATCTTCTCCTTTGCCATCCATGATCCGGAAAAGAATCTCCTTTTTGCGGCACGTGACCATGTCGGCGTCAAGCCTTTTTATTACGTAATGCAGGACGGGTATTTTGTCTTTGGATCGGAGATCAAGACGCTGCTGAAATTTCCAGGCGTAACAGCCTCGGTCAGGACCTCCATGCTGCCGCGGTACATGAGCTTTCTCTGGGTGCCTGCGCCTGACACCCTGTTCGAAAATATCTCCATGCTTGAACCCGGCCATACCCTGCAAGTTTCTCAGCAGGGCCTGGTCAAAAAGCGCTACTGGAACCCGGACCTCACCTCCTGCGACAGCACCAGATCAGAAAAACAGTGGATGGATCTGATCGACAAAGAACTGCGCCGCACCGTAAAGGAGCAGATGATCAGCGATGTGCCGCTCGGCGCATTTCTGTCGGGCGGTGTTGATTCCTCGCTGATCATCGCGTATATGAACCAAGTATCGGATCAGCCGGTGACAACATATACTACCGGCTTTCGACCGGAAGATATGGCTAAGGATGTTATTCTTTCCGACCTTGAGCATGCACGCATTGCTGCAAAGCATCTAAATGTTGCGTACAATGAGCTGATCCTTTCAACAGATGTTGTAGACCTACTGTCCAAACTTGTCTGGCATATGGATGAGCCGGTTGCTGATTCTGCGGCTATTACCACGTATCTTATCTGCAAGGCCGCAAAAGAGCGGTGTACGGTCATGCTCTCCGGAGTCGGCGGAGATGAGGTTTTCGGAGGGTATCCGAGATATCTTGCCAATCAGATTGCCGATTGGTACAAGCATATTCCTGGGTTTCTCAGGACGACAGCTATTGAATGGTGGGTCCGAAGGGCAGCCGGAGGATCGAGCCCTTTTATCAGAAATGCCAAGAAATTTATTAAGAATGCAAATATGCCTTTTCTCGATCGCTATTTCGGATATCTGTCATATTACTCCGAGGGTGAAATGCAACAACTTCTGAACAATGATTTTAAATGGGCGGATATCTTTTCAGGTCATAGGAATGTCTATGATGAATACGGCAAGACCAATCCAGTTCAGTCTATGATGAACATCGATCTTAAGACCTTTCTGCCTAACCTCAATCTGCTCTACACGGACAAAATGAGCAGTGCGGCTTCGGTCGAAGTGCGGGTCCCCTTTCTTGATCACCTGCTTATTGAGAAGGCAGCTGCAATGCCGTCCACGATGAAGCTCAGACGGCTGGAGCGAAAGTATCTACTCAAGAAGATTGCCGACAAGTATCTGCCGAAGGAGATCGTCTGGAGAAAGAAGGCAGGCTTCGGAGCGCCGGTCGGCGCCTGGTTAAAGGATCAGGCAAAAGAAATGATGCTGGATCTTCTTTCGGAGGAGACGATTAAGCGTCGGGGATATTTCAGGTATCCTTTTGTGAAGAAATTGATCGACCGGCATCTGGATGGTTTCGAATATAACGCAAATCAGCTCTGGCAGCTTCTTTGGCTTGAAGTCTGGCACCAGACCTTTATCGATCGGTGA
- a CDS encoding glycosyltransferase family 4 protein — translation MVPISQTKIGFLKDSVFILISWMLGSRTLLQLRGGNFRHWLNSTSGIMQAYVSFILKRAQGVIVLGEKLRSLFANHFPNERIFVVPNGADFPVNPGVKKISGRVRLLYLANLQASKGIEDVMEAAVRIREQSGIAGYELHVVGDWFSDGIKENILELVQRNDLPVIFHGIATGAEKWSFFREADIFIFPPREPEGHPWVIIEAMAAVLPIISTDQGAITESVIDGLNGFIVDTQSPAQIAAKILLLIQNEELRLKMGRESRRLYEENFTEGKMVERLSHAFNAVLSDRCAG, via the coding sequence ATGGTTCCGATCAGCCAGACAAAAATTGGATTCCTTAAAGATTCTGTCTTTATCCTTATAAGTTGGATGCTGGGCAGCAGAACGCTTCTCCAGCTCAGAGGCGGTAACTTCAGGCACTGGCTCAACTCAACCTCGGGGATTATGCAAGCTTACGTATCCTTTATCCTCAAGCGTGCGCAGGGAGTTATTGTCCTCGGCGAAAAACTGCGTAGTCTCTTCGCAAACCACTTTCCCAATGAGAGAATCTTTGTTGTGCCGAATGGCGCGGACTTCCCTGTTAATCCTGGCGTGAAGAAGATCTCAGGCAGGGTCAGACTTCTCTATCTGGCGAATCTTCAGGCATCAAAGGGCATTGAAGATGTAATGGAGGCTGCAGTCAGGATTAGGGAGCAATCTGGTATTGCAGGATATGAACTGCATGTGGTTGGCGACTGGTTCTCTGATGGAATTAAGGAGAATATCCTTGAGCTCGTGCAGCGTAATGATCTCCCGGTAATCTTTCACGGCATCGCAACAGGCGCCGAGAAATGGTCTTTTTTTCGTGAGGCAGACATATTTATCTTCCCTCCCCGCGAACCAGAAGGCCATCCTTGGGTGATCATCGAAGCAATGGCCGCAGTGCTTCCGATAATTTCGACTGACCAGGGGGCTATAACCGAGTCTGTCATTGACGGTCTGAATGGGTTTATCGTTGACACGCAAAGCCCTGCACAAATCGCTGCGAAGATATTGTTATTGATACAGAATGAAGAGTTGCGATTGAAGATGGGCAGAGAGAGCAGAAGACTCTACGAGGAGAATTTTACCGAGGGAAAGATGGTAGAGCGCCTATCGCATGCGTTTAATGCCGTTTTATCAGACAGATGTGCGGGATAG
- a CDS encoding O-antigen ligase family protein has translation MPSSKTAGDNNMANILAHELDLGRQFLSNSKAGNVVRQVLAFNVIILCLIIIGKYSELSAFIGGAMILLLFSFLALTNSRKTVFLIFGTKFTFDALWYVGLDMIDMPFRLLELSVIPVIILLVPGILIRKGSMKLPMLASFSYLLWVTAAMALNEDTFSVNFIVRQSGLFFGLMIGRQFLRDEESLVTLFQIIFVSTLIPIFAACVQRGASHAGVLIMNFTRDSVREYRAAGFYYDAATAGMVSIASLVSNSYLIYSGNVNKRYRLVHLLYLPLNILVVLAGGTRSIIGVSILILLVFFIRNLKTAVKLFPIIVVIIFLSLPYLDKAINKTTTEFQQKVDLMELLTEKEYRTMLTGRISVWQDIWFKFNEGSFLQQLFGSGVSSNAHSSYFFLLLQIGWLGLLFYLLFHALLIRRLLALKLPQRQKTMVLVSLIALLLIGISASTVTYTSFQWIIYMIVGGALNMETLLSRPKAAIRERIPPYNYPYR, from the coding sequence ATGCCATCTTCGAAGACAGCCGGAGACAATAACATGGCTAATATATTGGCGCATGAACTTGATTTAGGTAGACAATTTCTCTCCAATTCTAAGGCGGGCAATGTTGTCAGGCAGGTACTGGCTTTTAACGTTATAATACTGTGTCTTATTATCATTGGAAAATATTCAGAGCTTTCGGCCTTTATCGGCGGAGCCATGATCTTACTGCTGTTTTCTTTTCTTGCACTGACAAATTCACGAAAGACTGTCTTTCTGATTTTTGGCACAAAATTCACATTTGACGCTCTATGGTATGTAGGATTGGATATGATTGATATGCCGTTCAGACTTCTTGAGCTTTCTGTAATACCCGTTATTATTTTGCTTGTTCCAGGCATTCTGATACGGAAGGGAAGCATGAAATTGCCAATGCTGGCCTCTTTTTCATATCTTCTTTGGGTTACAGCTGCAATGGCTCTTAATGAAGACACCTTCAGTGTTAATTTCATTGTCCGGCAGTCAGGCCTCTTTTTCGGGTTGATGATTGGCCGGCAGTTCCTGAGAGACGAAGAGAGTCTTGTCACGCTGTTTCAGATTATATTTGTCTCTACCCTCATACCCATATTTGCAGCATGTGTACAAAGAGGTGCAAGCCATGCAGGGGTCCTCATTATGAATTTTACGAGAGATTCTGTAAGGGAATATCGAGCGGCAGGGTTCTATTACGATGCCGCCACAGCTGGAATGGTCAGTATTGCATCCTTAGTCAGCAACTCATATCTTATTTATTCAGGGAATGTTAATAAGAGATATCGGCTTGTGCATCTGCTTTATTTGCCCCTGAATATTCTCGTTGTTTTAGCAGGAGGCACCAGATCGATTATCGGTGTATCTATATTGATCCTGTTGGTTTTTTTTATAAGAAACCTCAAAACCGCAGTGAAGCTTTTTCCAATTATTGTAGTAATAATATTCTTGTCACTTCCTTATCTTGATAAAGCAATCAATAAGACTACCACCGAGTTCCAGCAGAAGGTTGATTTAATGGAGCTGCTAACTGAAAAGGAATACAGGACAATGTTGACAGGCAGGATAAGTGTCTGGCAGGACATCTGGTTCAAATTCAATGAAGGCAGTTTCCTCCAGCAACTCTTCGGCAGCGGAGTGAGCTCCAATGCCCATTCAAGTTACTTTTTTCTTTTGTTGCAGATAGGTTGGCTGGGGCTATTATTCTATCTTCTTTTTCATGCCCTGCTTATCAGAAGACTATTGGCCCTGAAATTACCCCAACGACAAAAGACCATGGTTCTGGTTTCTTTAATAGCACTGCTCTTAATAGGGATATCCGCAAGCACTGTTACTTATACATCATTTCAGTGGATAATCTACATGATCGTTGGCGGAGCGCTGAATATGGAGACTTTATTGAGCCGACCGAAAGCAGCTATACGCGAAAGAATTCCTCCGTATAATTATCCCTACAGGTAG
- a CDS encoding glycosyltransferase family 4 protein yields the protein MIKRASAFIAYGTNARDYLLSSGADPNRIWISINTVDTEYFKEETVKLRKLRATVTRKKRLIYIGELSPRKNVVKVLDVVKALAISRDDFLLDIVGDGEERLRLEKYVIDNNLAKFVIFHGHKQKADMPALLACADCFLFQTDFDIWGLVLVEAMAAGLPCLSSVNAGATYDLIDDGVTGFAVDFAETEKIAKKINWIMDNPEEAHQIGETACKWACEKASLFEAARGFVSAISYVANR from the coding sequence ATGATTAAACGGGCATCAGCTTTTATTGCTTACGGCACAAATGCTAGAGACTACCTGTTATCATCGGGTGCTGACCCTAATCGGATATGGATCTCAATAAATACTGTAGATACGGAATATTTCAAGGAAGAGACTGTGAAATTGAGAAAGCTTCGCGCAACAGTTACGAGAAAAAAACGTTTAATTTATATAGGGGAGCTTTCTCCAAGAAAAAATGTTGTTAAAGTTTTGGATGTCGTTAAGGCTTTGGCGATATCAAGAGATGACTTTTTGCTGGATATTGTTGGCGATGGAGAAGAAAGACTTCGACTTGAGAAATATGTTATTGACAATAATTTGGCGAAATTTGTTATCTTTCACGGGCACAAGCAAAAAGCTGATATGCCTGCACTGTTGGCCTGTGCTGATTGTTTTTTGTTTCAGACGGATTTTGATATCTGGGGGCTTGTACTGGTAGAAGCAATGGCTGCCGGATTACCTTGTCTATCCTCGGTGAATGCTGGAGCAACTTACGATTTAATAGATGATGGCGTGACTGGATTTGCCGTAGATTTTGCTGAAACGGAAAAAATAGCGAAGAAAATAAACTGGATTATGGACAATCCTGAGGAGGCACATCAAATTGGAGAAACCGCTTGTAAGTGGGCCTGTGAAAAGGCTTCTCTCTTCGAAGCGGCGCGAGGATTCGTCTCAGCCATTAGCTATGTTGCAAATAGATAG
- the asnB gene encoding asparagine synthase (glutamine-hydrolyzing), whose translation MCGICGIVSHRPIDIRARLNEMNSHLVHRGPDDEGYFIQDDVGLAMRRLSIIDLESGHQPMLSKDGKIAIVFNGEIYNYKEIRELYLQEYEFETKSDTEVLLHLYHKFGRNCLDLLNGMFAFAIYDSRDAELFIARDRLGIKPFYYCVFEGIFAFSSEIKALLTLPWVRAALDEEALYYFLTFNKVASPLTMFKGIMKLHPGYMMTVNNRGIKRHEPYWEVEYKDYALLSELEISRRLADELERAVKDWMVSDVPVGAFLSGGVDSSAVVAMMRRVSPAASIRTYSVGFKDAPAYNELHHAREISMLFKTDHYEKIVSQEEITEFLPKIVDIYDEPLSDATSIPLYFISEAARKDGTRVVMTGDGGDELFCGYRSWLRYLHLYPLYRFASKVPFRPSLFRYMKKLFRESSPIYEILNRAMCGHEFFWGGAGGFKEGAKRHFLSTEYAARLSSHNSHNLIRTFHDLYEAVPKAGRKESYVDWMCFLGVKDILPNHYLYRADRMGMAHSVEIRTPMLDHHFVNLALSIPGELKIRGGEPKYILKRALEPFLPKEILYRKKQGFCVPLREWGGEIMADYIDENVGSFCRSTGLFDKGRLLAEVNALRYGRRDGVFMLWNIYFLMSWFRRWIL comes from the coding sequence ATGTGCGGAATTTGCGGGATTGTAAGTCATAGACCTATAGATATCAGGGCAAGGCTGAATGAGATGAACAGTCATCTTGTTCACCGGGGGCCTGACGACGAGGGTTATTTTATTCAAGATGATGTCGGTCTTGCAATGCGAAGGCTGAGTATTATCGATCTTGAGTCTGGCCATCAGCCCATGTTGAGCAAAGATGGCAAAATAGCCATTGTTTTTAATGGCGAAATATATAACTACAAAGAAATCAGAGAATTATACTTGCAAGAATATGAATTCGAGACAAAATCCGATACCGAGGTGCTTTTACATCTGTACCATAAATTTGGTCGAAATTGCCTGGACCTTTTAAATGGAATGTTCGCTTTTGCAATTTATGACAGCAGGGATGCAGAGCTTTTTATTGCACGCGACAGGCTCGGCATAAAGCCCTTCTATTACTGTGTTTTTGAGGGTATTTTTGCTTTTTCATCTGAAATCAAAGCACTCTTGACGCTTCCCTGGGTAAGAGCTGCGCTTGATGAAGAGGCTTTATATTATTTTTTGACTTTTAATAAAGTCGCATCACCCCTGACGATGTTCAAGGGGATTATGAAGCTTCATCCCGGCTACATGATGACTGTGAACAATAGAGGTATCAAGAGACATGAGCCATACTGGGAAGTTGAATACAAGGATTATGCTTTGCTAAGCGAATTGGAAATAAGCCGCAGGCTCGCTGACGAGTTAGAACGAGCAGTCAAAGACTGGATGGTAAGCGACGTCCCGGTCGGGGCCTTTCTCAGCGGGGGCGTTGATTCGAGCGCCGTCGTTGCTATGATGCGTCGCGTTTCCCCTGCGGCCAGCATTCGGACGTACTCCGTAGGCTTTAAAGATGCCCCTGCTTACAATGAACTGCATCATGCGAGAGAGATCTCTATGCTCTTCAAGACCGATCACTATGAGAAAATCGTGTCTCAGGAGGAGATCACCGAGTTTCTTCCGAAAATAGTTGATATTTATGACGAGCCATTGTCTGATGCTACCTCCATTCCATTGTATTTTATATCTGAGGCAGCGAGGAAGGATGGCACACGCGTGGTTATGACCGGCGACGGAGGTGACGAGCTTTTTTGTGGATACCGAAGTTGGCTCAGATATCTACATTTGTATCCTCTTTATCGTTTTGCTTCAAAAGTGCCCTTTCGACCCTCACTTTTCCGATACATGAAAAAGCTATTTCGGGAAAGTTCGCCAATATATGAGATATTAAACAGAGCGATGTGTGGCCATGAGTTCTTTTGGGGAGGGGCAGGAGGATTCAAGGAGGGAGCTAAACGACATTTTCTATCAACAGAATATGCTGCACGATTAAGCAGTCATAATTCTCACAATCTTATAAGAACATTTCATGATCTTTATGAGGCCGTGCCGAAAGCTGGTAGAAAGGAGAGCTATGTTGACTGGATGTGCTTTCTCGGAGTTAAAGACATTTTGCCGAATCATTATCTGTATAGAGCAGACAGGATGGGTATGGCACATTCAGTAGAAATCCGCACACCAATGCTAGATCATCATTTTGTGAACCTTGCACTGTCGATTCCAGGGGAATTGAAGATCAGGGGGGGCGAGCCCAAGTATATATTGAAACGGGCGCTGGAACCTTTTCTTCCCAAAGAGATTCTTTACCGAAAAAAACAGGGCTTTTGTGTCCCGTTACGAGAATGGGGGGGCGAAATAATGGCCGATTACATCGACGAGAATGTCGGAAGCTTCTGTAGGTCAACCGGCTTATTCGACAAGGGCCGACTTCTTGCCGAGGTCAATGCACTGAGATACGGCCGACGAGATGGTGTATTCATGTTGTGGAATATTTATTTTCTTATGTCGTGGTTTAGGCGGTGGATCTTGTGA